Proteins from a genomic interval of Oreochromis aureus strain Israel breed Guangdong linkage group 6, ZZ_aureus, whole genome shotgun sequence:
- the LOC116311131 gene encoding uncharacterized protein LOC116311131 isoform X2 → MARAALTKLLLLVILAFIICLPEFFTFYQVTKVNFFCRPYRPCEQVNRVKEGENAKAGNVDAKRGHMCDPSQTPDQEKWEQACTREDQSNATDSSSDVRRGINDPKARWFMCETDMEMAEVHRNISTSAYESRLEVSAELRLPNAETLNLTLYGRSNQSSLHLYPPEEEEEEKGGDEGQRKAFYCCLPLLPNSESANQSRCLLWFANQTVWNSTAKEKLPWKRTQKDEWQCALRVVWLALLCLVLLSIVTSVIGQIYKKRRLCRKPKVHPDGFNLITQQLNDGAKEKEVSPPEGTNLHSYGFHTWSGLSPIKEVDSQHDISTLMDGNADHCYTGFLHHRSHPSVSSIKDEQAR, encoded by the exons ATGGCAAGAGCAGCACTTACTAAACTTCTTCTCCTCGTGATTCTTGCCTTCATCATCTGCCTCCCggaatttttcacattttaccaAG TAACAAAAGTGAACTTCTTCTGCCGTCCCTACCGACCCTGCGAACAAGTAAATCGGGTGAAGGAGGGGGAAAATGCAAAGGCTGGAAATGTTGACGCTAAGAGAGGCCATATGTGTGACCCATCTCAGACTCCAGATCAGGAAAAATGGGAGCAGGCGTGCACACGAGAAGATCAAAGCAATGCAACAGATTCGTCTTCAGACGTCAGGAGAGGCATAAATGATCCAAAAGCGAGGTGGTTCATGTGTGAGACAGACATGGAAATGGCAGAAGTACACAGAAATATCTCAACTTCAG CTTACGAGTCACGTCTGGAGGTGTCAGCTGAGCTTCGTCTGCCCAACGCAGAGACCCTGAATCTCACCTTGTACGGCCGCAGCAATCAGAGTTCCTTACACCTCTACCcacctgaggaggaggaggaagagaagggtGGTGATGAAGGACAGAGGAAGGCATTCTACTGctgtctccctctcctgcccAACTCTGAATCGGCCAATCAAAGCCGCTGTCTCCTTTGGTTCGCCAATCAAACGGTTTGGAATTCAACAGCAAAGGAAAAGCTGCCATGGAAACGGACACAAAAAG ATGAGTGGCAGTGTGCGCTCAGAGTGGTCTGGCTGGCTCTGCTGtgtttggtgttgctgagcaTAGTAACGAGTGTGATCGGACAAATCTACAAGAAAAGGCGTTTGTGCA GGAAGCCGAAGGTGCACCCTGATGGCTTCAACTTAATTACTCAGCAATTAAATG ACGGtgccaaagaaaaagaagtcagccCTCCTGAAG GGACAAACCTCCACTCATACGGGTTTCATACCTGGTCAG GACTCTCACCAATTAAAGAAGTTGACAGTCAAC ATGACATATCAACGTTGATGGATGGAAATGCTGACCACTGCTATACTG GTTTTCTGCATCATCGCAGCCATCCCTCCGTCAGCTCCATCAAAGACGAGCAGGCTCGATGA
- the LOC116311131 gene encoding uncharacterized protein LOC116311131 isoform X1, whose translation MARAALTKLLLLVILAFIICLPEFFTFYQVTKVNFFCRPYRPCEQVNRVKEGENAKAGNVDAKRGHMCDPSQTPDQEKWEQACTREDQSNATDSSSDVRRGINDPKARWFMCETDMEMAEVHRNISTSAYESRLEVSAELRLPNAETLNLTLYGRSNQSSLHLYPPEEEEEEKGGDEGQRKAFYCCLPLLPNSESANQSRCLLWFANQTVWNSTAKEKLPWKRTQKDEWQCALRVVWLALLCLVLLSIVTSVIGQIYKKRRLCRKPKVHPDGFNLITQQLNDGAKEKEVSPPEAGTNLHSYGFHTWSGLSPIKEVDSQHDISTLMDGNADHCYTGFLHHRSHPSVSSIKDEQAR comes from the exons ATGGCAAGAGCAGCACTTACTAAACTTCTTCTCCTCGTGATTCTTGCCTTCATCATCTGCCTCCCggaatttttcacattttaccaAG TAACAAAAGTGAACTTCTTCTGCCGTCCCTACCGACCCTGCGAACAAGTAAATCGGGTGAAGGAGGGGGAAAATGCAAAGGCTGGAAATGTTGACGCTAAGAGAGGCCATATGTGTGACCCATCTCAGACTCCAGATCAGGAAAAATGGGAGCAGGCGTGCACACGAGAAGATCAAAGCAATGCAACAGATTCGTCTTCAGACGTCAGGAGAGGCATAAATGATCCAAAAGCGAGGTGGTTCATGTGTGAGACAGACATGGAAATGGCAGAAGTACACAGAAATATCTCAACTTCAG CTTACGAGTCACGTCTGGAGGTGTCAGCTGAGCTTCGTCTGCCCAACGCAGAGACCCTGAATCTCACCTTGTACGGCCGCAGCAATCAGAGTTCCTTACACCTCTACCcacctgaggaggaggaggaagagaagggtGGTGATGAAGGACAGAGGAAGGCATTCTACTGctgtctccctctcctgcccAACTCTGAATCGGCCAATCAAAGCCGCTGTCTCCTTTGGTTCGCCAATCAAACGGTTTGGAATTCAACAGCAAAGGAAAAGCTGCCATGGAAACGGACACAAAAAG ATGAGTGGCAGTGTGCGCTCAGAGTGGTCTGGCTGGCTCTGCTGtgtttggtgttgctgagcaTAGTAACGAGTGTGATCGGACAAATCTACAAGAAAAGGCGTTTGTGCA GGAAGCCGAAGGTGCACCCTGATGGCTTCAACTTAATTACTCAGCAATTAAATG ACGGtgccaaagaaaaagaagtcagccCTCCTGAAG CAGGGACAAACCTCCACTCATACGGGTTTCATACCTGGTCAG GACTCTCACCAATTAAAGAAGTTGACAGTCAAC ATGACATATCAACGTTGATGGATGGAAATGCTGACCACTGCTATACTG GTTTTCTGCATCATCGCAGCCATCCCTCCGTCAGCTCCATCAAAGACGAGCAGGCTCGATGA